A region of the Brachybacterium sacelli genome:
CTGTCGCTGGGCTGGACCAGCACCGAGCACGACGTGGAGGTGCTGTTGCGCGCCCTGCCGGAATCGCTGAGCCGGGCGCGGGCCGTGGGAGCCCTGTTCGGCTGACCCTCAGCGGCTCGAGACACAGCCGCTCACCGGGGCGCATCTCACGTCCGGGACACCTGACCGGGGCCTCCGCCGTCCGTACACTCGATGGGTGCGCATCAAGGAGGTGGCCGAAGGATGAAGGTGCTGGCAGCCATGAGCGGCGGCGTCGACTCCGCCGTCGCCGCGGCGCGCGCGGCCGAGGCCGGTCACGAGGTGGTCGGCGTCCACATGGCGCTGTCGAAGAACCGGGACCAGACCCGCAGCGGATCCCGCGGATGCTGCACCGTCGAGGACGCCTCCGACGCCCGCCGGGCGGCCGATCGCATCGGCATCCCGTACTACGTCTGGGACCTCTCCGACGACTTCCACGACCTGGTCGTGGAGGATTTCCTGTCCGAATACGCGGCCGGGCGCACCCCCAACCCCTGCGTGCGCTGCAACGAGCGCATCAAGTTCGCCTCCCTCCTGGAGCGCGCCACCCTGCTCGGCTTCGACGCCGTGTGCACCGGTCATTACGCCTCCCTGCGCACCGACGGTCCGGGCGGGGCCCCCTCGCTGCACCGCTCCCGGAACCTGGCCAAGGACCAGTCCTACGTCCTGGCCGTGATGGGCCCGGACGCCGTCGGCCGCTCGCTGTTCCCGCTCGGGGAGTACGAGACCAAGGACGAGGTGCGGGCCGAGGCGCGCTCGCGCGGACTGGGTGTCTCGACCAAGCCCGACAGCTACGACATCTGCTTCGTGGCCGACGGCGACACCCGCGGCTTCCTCGAGCGCGCTCTCGGTCAGTCGCCCGGGGAGATCCTCGACGACGACGGCACCGTGCTCGGCACGCACCAGGGCACCCACGGATTCACGATCGGTCAGCGCAAGGGACTGGGCCTCCAGCACCCCGCCGCCGACGGGGCCCCGCGGTACGTGGTCGACATCGATCCCGACTCCCGCCAGGTCGTCGTCG
Encoded here:
- the mnmA gene encoding tRNA 2-thiouridine(34) synthase MnmA, yielding MKVLAAMSGGVDSAVAAARAAEAGHEVVGVHMALSKNRDQTRSGSRGCCTVEDASDARRAADRIGIPYYVWDLSDDFHDLVVEDFLSEYAAGRTPNPCVRCNERIKFASLLERATLLGFDAVCTGHYASLRTDGPGGAPSLHRSRNLAKDQSYVLAVMGPDAVGRSLFPLGEYETKDEVRAEARSRGLGVSTKPDSYDICFVADGDTRGFLERALGQSPGEILDDDGTVLGTHQGTHGFTIGQRKGLGLQHPAADGAPRYVVDIDPDSRQVVVGAAELLSTRELLATDVISFEPLAPGREVRAQIRAHGEAIAARVLEVPAAAAEPSAESSAPSSLRVGLETPIRGVAPGQTLVLYDGDRVLAAATLERRA